A stretch of the Neofelis nebulosa isolate mNeoNeb1 chromosome 1, mNeoNeb1.pri, whole genome shotgun sequence genome encodes the following:
- the ABHD13 gene encoding protein ABHD13, which produces MEKSWMLWNFVERWLIALASWSWALCRISLLPLIVTFHLYGGIILLLLIFVSIAGILYKFQDVLLYFPEQPSSSRLYVPMPTGIPHENIFIRTKDGVRLNLILIRYTGDNSPYSPTVIYFHGNAGNIGHRLPNALLMLVNLKVNLLLVDYRGYGKSEGEASEEGLYLDSEAVLDYVMTRPDLDKTKIFLFGRSLGGAVAIHLASENSHRISAIMVENTFLSIPHMASTLFSFFPMRYLPLWCYKNKFLSYRKIAQCRMPSLFISGLSDQLIPPVMMKQLYELSPSRTKRLAIFPDGTHNDTWQCQGYFTALEHFIREAIKSRSPEDMAQTSPNVTII; this is translated from the coding sequence ATGGAAAAATCCTGGATGCTGTGGAACTTTGTTGAAAGATGGCTAATAGCTTTGGCTTCGTGGTCTTGGGCCCTTTGCCGTATTTCTCTTTTACCTTTAATAGTGACTTTTCATCTGTATGGAGGCATTATCTTACTTTTGTTAATATTCGTGTCAATAGCAGGTATTCTGTATAAATTCCAGGATGTATTGCTTTATTTTCCAGAGCAGCCATCTTCTTCACGCCTTTATGTTCCCATGCCCACTGGTATTccacatgaaaacattttcatcagaACCAAAGATGGAGTGCGTCTGAACCTTATTTTGATAAGATACACTGGAGACAATTCGCCCTATTCCCCgactgtaatttattttcatgggAATGCAGGCAACATAGGTCACAGGTTACCAAATGCATTGCTTATGTTGGTTAACCTCAAAGTTAATCTTTTGCTTGTTGATTATCGAGGATACGGAAAAAGCGAAGGAGAAGCGAGTGAAGAGGGACTCTACCTGGATTCTGAAGCTGTGCTAGATTACGTGATGACTAGACCTGACCttgacaaaacaaaaatttttctttttggccgTTCCTTGGGAGGAGCGGTGGCTATCCATCTGGCTTCCGAAAATTCACATCGGATTTCGGCCATTATGGTGGAGAACACGTTTTTAAGCATACCGCATATGGCCAgcactttattttcattcttcccAATGCGTTACCTTCCTTTATGGTGCtacaaaaacaaattcttatCCTACAGAAAAATTGCTCAGTGCAGAATGCCTTCTCTTTTCATCTCTGGGCTCTCCGACCAGTTAATTCCACCAGTAATGATGAAGCAACTCTATGAACTGTCCCCGTCTCGGACTAAGAGATTAGCCATTTTTCCCGACGGGACTCATAATGATACGTGGCAGTGCCAGGGCTACTTTACTGCCCTGGAACACTTCATCCGAGAAGCAATAAAAAGCCGTTCTCCCGAAGACATGGCACAGACCTCACCCAACGTCACGATTATATGA